One genomic region from Maridesulfovibrio frigidus DSM 17176 encodes:
- the rodA gene encoding rod shape-determining protein RodA: MSPVDRRLLIHMNWFLLGLAGVLFFVGVMNLYSASGFRMEDGMSVNSFYQKQLIWGLMGFGGMITFMLFDYRHLKTIAWPLFFVTVLLLIAVPFAGKTIYGARRWLDLGFFNFQPSELAKITILIIGARILSKDSDPLGFTKLAYVVGVGLVPAVMVILQPDLGSGLNILLILGGMILYRGLTSKVFKTMAVAIPCIIPLGWLFMHDYQKRRVVSFMDPASDPLGAGYHIIQSEIAIGSGRLWGKGFLGGTQSQLRFLPEKHTDFAIAVFGEEWGFVGAMSLLSLFCVFLYQMVVTARDAKDLFGSYLAAGVFFYFFWQILINMGMVLGLMPVVGIPLPFISYGGSATVVNFCLVGLVLNVSMRRYVFKQG, from the coding sequence ATGTCGCCAGTTGACAGACGATTACTCATCCATATGAACTGGTTTTTGCTAGGCCTTGCAGGGGTGTTATTTTTTGTAGGGGTTATGAACCTCTATTCTGCAAGCGGATTCCGTATGGAAGACGGCATGAGTGTTAATTCCTTTTATCAGAAGCAGCTTATCTGGGGCCTAATGGGTTTTGGCGGGATGATAACCTTTATGCTGTTTGATTATAGGCACTTGAAGACAATTGCGTGGCCGCTATTTTTTGTGACAGTACTTTTGCTGATAGCCGTTCCATTTGCAGGAAAAACAATTTATGGAGCTCGCCGCTGGCTGGATTTAGGTTTTTTTAATTTCCAGCCAAGTGAACTTGCTAAAATTACAATACTAATTATCGGTGCAAGAATATTATCAAAAGATTCAGATCCCTTAGGATTTACTAAGCTGGCATATGTTGTCGGTGTAGGTCTTGTCCCTGCTGTTATGGTTATTTTGCAGCCTGACCTTGGTTCGGGGCTGAATATATTGCTCATTCTGGGTGGAATGATTTTGTACAGAGGGTTAACGTCTAAAGTTTTTAAAACTATGGCCGTTGCAATCCCATGTATTATTCCTCTCGGATGGCTATTTATGCACGACTATCAGAAGAGGCGAGTCGTGTCCTTTATGGATCCAGCCAGTGATCCATTGGGAGCGGGTTATCATATTATTCAATCAGAAATTGCGATCGGATCAGGTCGTCTTTGGGGTAAAGGTTTTCTTGGCGGAACTCAGAGTCAGTTGAGATTTTTACCGGAAAAACATACAGATTTTGCGATTGCAGTTTTTGGAGAAGAATGGGGATTTGTCGGAGCAATGTCTCTGTTAAGTCTCTTCTGTGTTTTTTTATATCAAATGGTTGTAACTGCTAGGGATGCAAAGGATTTATTTGGAAGTTATCTCGCGGCTGGCGTGTTCTTCTATTTCTTCTGGCAAATCCTGATCAATATGGGTATGGTGCTCGGATTAATGCCGGTAGTAGGCATCCCTCTACCATTCATAAGCTATGGTGGCAGCGCTACTGTGGTCAATTTTTGTCTCGTGGGACTCGTTTTAAACGTTTCCATGAGACGTTACGTATTCAAACAGGGGTAA
- a CDS encoding bactofilin family protein: MARDEINAFLGSGTDYHGKLSFQGAVRIDGNFSGEVESEGTLVVGKDAQVEGVLRIGQLVLSGKVTGEVYASDKAVLHKTANLQGDLVTPVLVVEEGAVLEGRVIMSSKGAETASPETEEIS, from the coding sequence ATGGCAAGAGATGAAATAAATGCTTTTCTAGGTAGTGGAACTGATTATCACGGAAAGCTTAGTTTTCAGGGCGCAGTGCGTATTGACGGCAACTTCAGCGGTGAAGTCGAGTCCGAAGGGACTCTTGTCGTGGGTAAGGACGCCCAGGTTGAAGGTGTTTTGAGGATAGGTCAGCTCGTGTTGAGCGGGAAAGTTACAGGTGAAGTGTACGCGAGTGATAAAGCTGTTCTTCACAAGACTGCAAACCTTCAAGGGGATCTGGTTACACCAGTCCTAGTTGTTGAAGAAGGAGCAGTTTTGGAAGGTCGCGTTATTATGAGTTCTAAGGGGGCTGAGACGGCCTCGCCTGAAACTGAAGAAATTAGTTAA
- a CDS encoding ATP synthase F0 subunit B, giving the protein MIDLDISFFIQLANFIITLLVLNLLMFRPIREIIRKRSQLMSDQLSDVENFTASADLKVKDYEAALDGTRREGMEIRNDFKEQGAKEEQALLSGAGKVAATTMKDARAEVASEKGAALKVLDGEIEAFAQKVTAKVLG; this is encoded by the coding sequence ATGATTGATTTAGATATTAGCTTTTTTATCCAGTTAGCAAACTTCATCATCACCCTTCTTGTTCTCAACCTTCTAATGTTTCGCCCGATTCGTGAAATTATCAGAAAGCGTTCTCAGCTTATGAGCGATCAGCTTTCTGATGTTGAAAATTTCACAGCATCGGCTGATTTGAAGGTTAAGGACTATGAAGCCGCTCTGGATGGTACCCGCAGAGAGGGTATGGAAATCCGGAACGACTTTAAAGAACAGGGTGCCAAAGAAGAGCAGGCTTTACTTTCTGGCGCAGGCAAGGTCGCAGCGACGACCATGAAAGATGCCCGCGCAGAAGTTGCATCTGAAAAAGGTGCAGCCTTGAAAGTTCTTGATGGTGAGATCGAAGCTTTTGCTCAGAAGGTTACAGCCAAGGTTCTTGGCTAG
- a CDS encoding ATP synthase F0 subunit B yields the protein MKRKHMIMAIATLTALLAAGAAFASGGAGEHEIPWMNFTWRVLNLILVLGILYKFAGEKIAGLFKGRQAGIKQELQDLKDRKVAAEKKLQDVEKSIANLEQEKDAILSEARDQGESMKQAIIQKAELNAEQLKAQAKVSAEQEFVVALDEMREEMADKVIEAAEKIVKSKLTKAQHENLVDEYLTKVVLN from the coding sequence TTGAAGCGGAAACACATGATCATGGCAATTGCCACTCTTACTGCATTGTTGGCAGCAGGCGCAGCCTTTGCTAGCGGTGGAGCGGGGGAACATGAGATTCCCTGGATGAACTTTACTTGGCGCGTTCTTAACTTAATTTTAGTTCTTGGAATTCTTTACAAGTTTGCCGGCGAGAAAATTGCCGGACTCTTCAAAGGACGTCAGGCTGGAATTAAGCAGGAACTTCAAGATCTGAAAGACCGCAAGGTCGCAGCAGAGAAGAAGTTGCAGGACGTGGAAAAGAGTATTGCTAATCTGGAACAAGAAAAGGATGCAATCCTTTCTGAAGCCAGAGACCAGGGCGAATCTATGAAACAGGCAATTATCCAGAAGGCAGAACTAAACGCTGAGCAGTTAAAAGCTCAGGCGAAAGTCTCAGCTGAGCAGGAATTTGTTGTAGCACTCGACGAAATGCGTGAAGAAATGGCTGATAAAGTCATTGAAGCCGCTGAGAAGATTGTTAAAAGCAAACTAACCAAAGCTCAGCATGAGAATCTTGTGGATGAATACTTAACAAAGGTGGTGCTAAATTGA
- the atpH gene encoding ATP synthase F1 subunit delta → MTGNIVSRRYAKALFSVGQKQGEADLAAYGKALADLSQILEDSPEALRLFQNPVFSADEKKAVLDKLLEKISAGPVVKNFCNLLADKGRLDCLPEIASDYSGMLDTIQGVVRGKLVTAIKLTDKRQVEIKERLETQLKCKLELEFAMNNDILGGVVLQVGDKVLDASIRAQLQMMKEQIKRGV, encoded by the coding sequence TTGACCGGGAACATAGTCTCACGCAGATATGCTAAGGCACTGTTCTCTGTTGGCCAGAAGCAGGGAGAAGCAGATCTCGCGGCGTACGGTAAGGCACTAGCCGATTTATCCCAGATCCTGGAAGATTCCCCGGAGGCCCTGAGGCTCTTTCAGAATCCAGTTTTCAGTGCGGACGAAAAGAAAGCCGTACTTGATAAACTGCTGGAAAAGATTTCGGCAGGACCTGTGGTTAAAAACTTTTGCAACCTTTTGGCCGACAAGGGTAGGCTCGACTGCCTTCCTGAAATAGCAAGTGACTATTCAGGAATGCTAGATACTATCCAAGGTGTCGTCCGGGGTAAACTCGTGACTGCGATCAAGCTGACAGATAAGCGTCAGGTTGAAATCAAAGAACGTCTCGAAACTCAACTTAAATGCAAGCTCGAACTTGAGTTTGCTATGAACAATGACATCCTTGGCGGAGTCGTTCTTCAGGTTGGAGATAAAGTTCTTGATGCAAGCATTCGCGCTCAGCTGCAAATGATGAAAGAACAGATTAAAAGGGGTGTGTAG